The following proteins are encoded in a genomic region of Spirosoma sp. SC4-14:
- a CDS encoding zeta toxin family protein translates to MLLDLYTEEELFIAKDLILTLNIGAYDQYQSETPRGILLGGQPASGKTALMRNIRQEFNEVKFIVINGDEYRQFHPRAKKISETFGQDAPKYTQAFSNALVEHLKAECLRSRCNFIIEGTMRSFDVIQKTAQQIKQAGFYCEAHVLAIHRNDSWLGIFQRFEGDKQRTGIGRFSPVEVHDEAYRQIPVNLNRAQKEGLFDRIAIYTRLLTDGLTLTVNWLAHYKPEIDFISEFNRLRVPLLHNDFYRQQWLAIKLLAEKRGETNAGYLRLIDEFMALYS, encoded by the coding sequence ATGCTACTAGATTTATACACAGAAGAAGAACTCTTTATTGCTAAGGACCTAATCCTTACTCTAAATATTGGAGCCTATGATCAGTATCAATCTGAAACGCCTAGAGGGATTTTATTGGGAGGACAGCCTGCTTCAGGTAAAACAGCGTTGATGCGTAACATAAGGCAGGAATTTAATGAAGTTAAATTTATTGTTATCAATGGCGATGAATATCGTCAGTTTCATCCAAGAGCCAAAAAAATTAGTGAAACATTTGGGCAGGATGCTCCTAAATACACCCAGGCTTTTTCAAACGCATTAGTTGAACATCTGAAAGCTGAGTGCCTGCGGTCACGTTGTAATTTTATTATCGAAGGAACAATGCGTTCCTTCGATGTTATCCAAAAAACAGCACAACAAATAAAGCAGGCGGGTTTTTATTGCGAAGCTCACGTATTAGCTATTCATCGAAACGATAGCTGGCTGGGCATATTCCAGCGATTTGAAGGAGATAAACAAAGAACAGGAATCGGGCGTTTTTCTCCTGTCGAAGTTCATGATGAAGCTTACAGGCAGATTCCGGTTAATCTTAATCGAGCCCAAAAAGAAGGCCTTTTTGATCGGATTGCAATTTATACCCGGCTACTTACTGATGGTTTGACGCTTACCGTAAATTGGCTCGCTCATTATAAACCAGAAATTGATTTTATATCTGAATTTAATCGATTACGAGTCCCTTTGTTGCATAACGATTTTTATCGACAACAGTGGCTTGCTATCAAATTGTTAGCCGAAAAACGGGGCGAGACCAATGCGGGTTATCTCCGGTTAATTGACGAATTTATGGCGCTGTACAGCTAA